taatgaagctggctaattgcaacattcacagttgcttcaaacaggcaagtgttgtttctcccaccctgcataTTATTCCACTGGGATATATATACACtctacttgcctcactgccaaaaaaaacctctgaagatgccattaaccacaaatgcaggcaaaacgccaggagagaatgctgccagaacatggccatacagcccggaaaacacagtaACCcaaaagtaagtgtgtgtgtgtgtgtgtgtataatacagAAGTTTAGGGGGGATAATAAAAACCCCTTGGATCCAATTTCATTGAGGTCCTCCTCagcctggccacatgaccttggaggtgtctatggacaacgccggctctttggcttagaaatggagatgagcaccagagtcagatacgactggacttaatatcaggggaaacctttacgtttacctTACTcagccttcctcccttctcccaacCCAAGGCCATTGTCCCCATCCCCCAACGAAGGAAGGGCACTGACCACATCAGGAAGGCGAAGACCAAGATGACCGCCAGGACGAAGAAGGCAAAGACGCCCAGCAGCACCAGCACCGCCACCTTCTCCGTGGGATCGCTGCGACCGGCTGCTGCTGAAGACAGAAAACGAGAGGAAAAGATCCTTTGGGTCAGCCTTGACTTACCTGGAAATGACCGTCCACCAGTCCCTGGGCATGATGCCCAACCCACCAAACTGTAGCATccgagaaccgttcagcagtggaactctctgccccggagggagtgtggtggaggctccttctttggaggcttttaaacagaggctggatggccatctgtcaggggtgatctgaatgcaatattcctgcttcttggcagaatggggttggactagatgatggcccaggaggtctcttccaactctaggattctataacttcctgtttgtgagagccgttcagcagtggaactctctgccctggagtgtggtggaggctccttttttggaagctttcaaacagaggctggatggccatctgtcaggggtgatttgaatgcaatattcctagttcttggcagaatggggttggactagatggcccatgaggtctcttccaactctttgattctaggattctaggattctatgattctatgatcctcccTCTTCTAGATCTGAGTTTATGGATCCCCagaaacactatgtaacacaatttgcattcctgggttataaatgttttctccaaattggttccatcataaaaacataggaaactgcctaaactttgtttttgtgggacataattggctatagttttccaatgaatatctcactgagtctcaaccaattcaacctagtgtgtgccacaaaaacaatgtttctggagtagaacaactacttccaaagtaagaactgcaaaatgaagcaggaaataacacttgcaaaccaggaacaggaacttttccaaatgctgttacataatgtaattggAATTGTGGTTCGGTGCCACCTTCTAGCAACTGGAGAGGGCCCCTCCACCTTGAAAAGCTGTCCAGAAAATGGCATTTCTGAAGGGTTGGCTTGGTACCTGAAAGCTGCAGAAATCCTGTCTTGTATGCAAGCTTTAAAATCACAGTAGTCCTCTTTGGTTTTCATGGAATcccaattattgttattgttgaggttgttgttgttatttataccccgctttaccTCTCCCAAAAGCATCAACATaccatattttatatatatatatatatatatatatatatatatatatatatatatatatatatataaaactgtaatgtttgtctatgggattaacataactaaaaaaccactggatgaattgacaccaaatttggacacaagacacctaacagtccaacgagggttcatcacccctaaaaacacacaaaaaagccccatatatgcatacactcatatacatatacacgcacacatacatacacacacatatatacacaagcacacacaaatatatacatatacacatacatacatatatacacacaatatgcatatagacaagcacacacatatacacatataaacacacaaatatatacacatatatacacatatacacacatatgcacacacatatatacacccacatatatatacgcaaacacacatatatacacaaatatatacacacatataaacacatatatatacacacacaaaacacatgtatacagattgggccacagcaacatgtagcaggggatggctagtctatataaataaaaatgtaatgtttgtttgtgggattaatataactcaaaaaccactgggtgaattggcaccaaatttggacacaagacacctctcaagccaacaagtgaccatcactcataaaaacacagcagaagagacttaaaagccaaaaccccccccaaaaaatacattacaacgcatgtgcaaatctctctctctctctctctctctctctctctatatatatatatatatatatatatattcaaacacatatatacacatatacccaaatatatacacacatatacacatatatacacatacaaaagacatatacacagactgggccacagcaacgcgtggcagggggtggctagtagaGTATAAGTGTATCTACATATCTATGACattatcctagagttggaagagaccccaaggaccatctagacCACCCTTCAAAgccttcctggcagatggccatccactttCTGCTTAATGCCATGTTTGGCACTCATGTATGTACATACCAACTGACTCGTTGGGGGCCAAGGAAGGAATCTCTGCTGGATCTTCGAGCTCGTTGCTCACTGTGGCCACTGGTCCTGAGGAAAAGTAAAGGCTGTATTAAGTGATGGAAGGCATGTGAGGAAGGGAGCCcatgaacaacattgtcattccaaccatccaaagcaacctgatcattagacacaatcccAGGCTGGCATACAACAATCAACCACAAAATTGTGTTGGCACAGGTGTGGAAAAATTGGCTCCTATACGCATAGGTGGTGGGAATTAAACAAAGTACAAAAAATTTATAACAAGGTAAAgacacaagtgggagataaaggAGGAATTGGCAATGTTAAGAAAATTAAGATAACAACAGTGACTGATTTTGAGATTATTCTACCTGTGTTGACATTACTGCTGGCGGGCATCCCCCAAGCCTCGGGGCTCCACTCGCTCCAGCTGCCGGCGTCCAAGAAGTCCCTGGCGCTGACCTGCACCACGTGGACCAGCCCGGCCACCACGTCCGTGATCACCTTGGACAGGTTGCCCGTCTCCACCTGAGAAATCCAGGGGACACAAAGTGTGTTATGCAGCACGTGTTTTAATCCAGCGTCCTAATGCCCCAAAACCCAGATGCAAAATAGTCTCAGACCAATAGTCAAGGtaaacagaaaatctttactcTCTTCACTTTGCTGAGATGAAACAAAACTGGCAATGCTGCACACAAAAATCAGCAGTGCAACATaatcaaagaacaatacatgagcttgagttcatggtaaatgttgcaatccagagcagggaacgaggccctaagataactctccaccacacttggctgtgaaaaacaatccttttttattgaagaaaaatggttacaaaataaaggaaaaatgcaagtcaaaagccacagcaaaatcagcaaacatgaatttaaatggacaaaaccaaacccaaagccacactgtaaaatactggaacctgttagcaatccactaaccgtacttgatatcctagaaatctttccatactatggccagggaaccgggagaactgccaaggtcctcatcaattctgaaacgatgcctgaactgaggcaatcagcctggcgtattgcaattaaaactcaagaatcggttccatgaaccgcccttctgttttgaagccaatgtttttaattcttgaattcgggaggatcaacgcaaactgagtgatttacttctgtcttcccaaatttggccccttctgttgtcattacagttaacaggtgcagaagggagggaaagttcaaggtctccctctgaaacattctcaggaacactggtactttcattttccaaatctacagaagttccttcctcactaatttcaggaacattggcattttccaaacctacagcagattcttcctcactaatttcaggagcattggcatcaaaaggtacatttccactagcatcagtaaatatactttcattagcatcaggaggaacaaacagagaatcaggttcaagttcaaactcaggctgaactccaacagtaaaatccccaagacttaaagcaaaacttgaccaggacatgGCTTGTAGCGAGGAACAAGGCAGGAGTTTCTTACTGTATCTGCTACGTTGCTTGATCAGAGAACCGAAAGCTATTCTTTCCCAaattaaggacagcaatgcatgaaagcattcctttgaccttggGTAGTCTCtctcacatcatgaggagacatcatgaggagacaggaaagcctagagaagacaatgatgctggggaaagtggaaggtaaaaggaagaggggccgaccaagggcaagatggatggatggcatccttgaagtgactggaatgaccttgaaggacctgggggtggtgacggctgacagggagctctggcgtgggctggtccatgaggtcacgaagagtcggagacaactgaacggatgaacaacaacaacaagtctcTCTCGGTCTCACTTTCCCATAGGCTggcttgcacctggaattctttCCCCAGCAGAAGCAGCCTTGATTCTCTATCTAACCtccattcctcccttctctgtctGTCAGCTTGTAAAACAGGTATGTTTTCACACGAAGAATCCCCCAATTCCCCCTCCATTCTCCCAACCAGGGAATCACCATCCTGTTTCAACATCCCCTATGTCTGAGCACCTCCAGAAGtaggccctgcacccccaaacccctcatcatcatcctcagctggctgaactacaCCAAACCTATCATCCTCAGTTGGCTGAGCAACGACATAGATGCggcccaaggttttcttttccatcactggaAGCTGGTGTTCAAACGCTTTTGAAGGAATTCTAAGTAATCAGCTGTAAGGCACACCAAAGAGTACCTTTTTGCAACTGTGCATTACATTCTCCAGCAAATACTTTTCTTGGTGTCAAGGTTTTGAAAACTGAGCTGCAAATTAAATGTGATCATGTATTATACTTGAATCAATAACAGCTAAGTTCCATGGTTGGCTAGACTATTTCCAAAGTGCAGGCCCAGACAGGCGTATTAAAAGGCGACTAATGCCAGACTAATctcatctctttcttcgatagagctacaagctgggtagatgcggggaatgatgccgtggatgtagcgtacctggatttcaggaaggccttctttgacaaggtcccccatgaccttctggcaaggaaactagtccaatgtgggcgaggcaaaactacggtgaggtggatctgtaattggttaagtggacgaacacagagagtgctcaataatgcttcctcttcatcttggaaagaagtgacgagcggagtgccatcagcagggttccgtcctgggcccggtcctgttcaacatctttattaatgacttagatgaagggctagaaggcaggatcatcaagtttgcagacgacaccaaattgggagggagagccaatagtccagaggacaggagcaggattcagaacgatcttgacagattagagagatgatgggccaaaactaacaaaatgaagttcaacagtgacaaatgcaagatactccactttggcagaaaaaatgaaatgcaaagataccgaatgggggacaatgcctggctcgagagcagtacgtgtgaaaaagatcttggagtcctcgtggacaacaagttaaacatgagccaacaatgtgatgtggcggcaaaaaaagccaatgcgattttggcctgcatcaagaggagcatagtgtctagatctaaggaagtaatgctacccctctattctgctttggttagaccactttacctggaatattgtgtccaattctgggcaccacaattcaagagagatattgacaagctggaatgtgtccagaggaagagggcgactcaaatgatcaagggtctggagaacaagccctatgaggagtggcttaaggagctgggcatgtttagcctgaagaagagaaggctaagaggagatgtgatagccatgtataaatatgtgagaggaagccacagggaggagggagcaagcttgttttctgcttccttggagactaggacgcaatggaacaatggcgtcaaactacaagagaggagattccatctgaacatgaggaagaacttcctgactgagagccgttcagcagtggaactctctgccccggagtgtggtggaggctccttctttggaggcttttaaacagagtctggatggccatctgtcaggggtgatttgaatgcaatattcctgcttcttggcagaatggggttggactggatggcccatgaggtctcttccaactcttcgattctatgattctatgattctaatgcattAACTGATGGGCTATGCAAATGTTACTCACCATCGACCAGGAGCTGTAGACGATGGGCCGATACTGGATCCGGAACTGAAGCTGGAAGGAGGGCTTCTTGGGCCAGCTGGATGGGTATTCCCAGCTGACCAGCAGTTGCTGGGGGGCAAAGGGCACCGGATCCACCCGAAGGCCTTCCGGAGGGTCCGGCTTGACTGTGGAGGAGACAAGGAACAAGGTTAGAAGCCTAGATGTTGAGAAGGGCCTCCTGGAGGTCCCATGCTCCTCGAAGGAGAACTTGAGGAGTAGCACAGGCACTGATATTTGGAGGGGGTCCCTCCCCAAACCAGGTGGGCACAATGCATCCGAAAGTGGCACCCTCTGCTCTTCCGAGGACCAGGACTCACTGATGGCGTGGAGGGTGACGTCCAGGAGGCGGAAGCTGGCACCCAGTGGGTTGACCTCCGTCACGTTCATGCGGTAGGTGCTCCAGAACTCGGACTTGCTGACCAAACAGGAGAACGGGCGGGAGGGGTCCTGGACACACGGCCTCACGTCACCCGATGGGGAGCTGTTCCAGCCAAAAGGAAAAATGAGGAGATGTCATTGATCAGTCTAAAACTTCAGATGAAGCCTTAGGAGTGACCATGTCATCAAAGGACTGTGAACCACAACCTGTTAATGACAACCATCTAGGTCAGGGAGGGGCAAACTTCAGGCCTCCAggggctttggacttcaactcccacaattcttaacaggatactacagttcccagaagcccccagcctGCGGTTCAGCAATGctgttgcgtttggtggtcccgatGGAGACTTCtcatccacagctgcatggtacatggtcaATCGGTTGCATACAAAACCAGCCACAAGTTCAGTTCAACTGTCCATCTATTACTCCCCATCCAATGATAGGAAAAGGCCTTTCTGTTCTGATGCCAAAGGCAACTTATAGCCCTCCTGACTGGTAGCCATTTTTGGCTTCTATCTATGTGAATGCCTCAAACCTCTCCTTTTAAGTTGGCAATGGTTAGTGTTttgtggcagtgagttccacagtttCACAATGCAAAGAAGAGAAGCCTCTGATGAAGGATGATTGTTCTGCTTCTGCAGAGACTACAACACAATGGATTCCCTCCCTACTCAAAAGGGCACCCCTCCCCAGGGAAACTGCCTGCAGGCGCATCATGTGCCCAAGTATTCTTGCATCCTGCACAGAGCAGGTCCTGGCAGAGGAGACTCCTGCCCTGGAGTGTTGCTGCTCCTGGCTCAAGGCCAGCATGGGTTCACATTCCTTGAAGTTTACACACAGGTCGTCATTGCAAGGAGTCGGAGAAAGGAAATAAGGGCATGGAATGGCGGAAGGCAACAGGATTGTGTGGGAGGCAGGAGAGAGAGtgcaatggagaaaagcaggcagGCATTTGGCTCCCTTCCCACCTTCCGACTGCAAGAGGCACggccatcatagaatcaaagagttggaagagacctcatgggccatccagtccaacccattctgccaagaagcaggaatattgcattcaaagcacccctgacagatggccatccagcctctgtttaaaagcttccaaagaaggagcctccaccacactccggggcagagagttccactgctgaacggctctcacagtcaggaagttcttcctaatgttcaga
This genomic interval from Anolis sagrei isolate rAnoSag1 chromosome 2, rAnoSag1.mat, whole genome shotgun sequence contains the following:
- the IL11RA gene encoding interleukin-11 receptor subunit alpha isoform X1, with the protein product MPSLASCLSRVGVLLAAVLVTTSITMSGEWGEEGVTYGQIGKDVTLTCAGGSPSSPITWHWNGAPILPDGSEVHQGQLFLPQAQRNAEGLYSCHDAGGSLLGSTTLRLGRLPEMPSISCQASDYENFSCFWASNVETFLPTKYITTYRKRQLLGNGNQSSPSGDVRPCVQDPSRPFSCLVSKSEFWSTYRMNVTEVNPLGASFRLLDVTLHAIIKPDPPEGLRVDPVPFAPQQLLVSWEYPSSWPKKPSFQLQFRIQYRPIVYSSWSMVETGNLSKVITDVVAGLVHVVQVSARDFLDAGSWSEWSPEAWGMPASSNVNTGPVATVSNELEDPAEIPSLAPNESVAAAGRSDPTEKVAVLVLLGVFAFFVLAVILVFAFLMWTRMKKQSKEATKNHDLLAAAIHMKALPKAQIL
- the IL11RA gene encoding interleukin-11 receptor subunit alpha isoform X2, whose product is MPSLASCLSRVGVLLAAVLVTTSITMSGEWGEEGVTYGQIGKDVTLTCAGGSPSSPITWHWNGAPILPDGSEVHQGQLFLPQAQRNAEGLYSCHDAGGSLLGSTTLRLGRLPEMPSISCQASDYENFSCFWASNVETFLPTKYITTYRKRQLLGNGNQSSPSGDVRPCVQDPSRPFSCLVSKSEFWSTYRMNVTEVNPLGASFRLLDVTLHAIIKPDPPEGLRVDPVPFAPQQLLVSWEYPSSWPKKPSFQLQFRIQYRPIVYSSWSMVETGNLSKVITDVVAGLVHVVQVSARDFLDAGSWSEWSPEAWGMPASSNVNTGPVATVSNELEDPAEIPSLAPNESVAAGRSDPTEKVAVLVLLGVFAFFVLAVILVFAFLMWTRMKKQSKEATKNHDLLAAAIHMKALPKAQIL